Part of the Oncorhynchus mykiss isolate Arlee chromosome 12, USDA_OmykA_1.1, whole genome shotgun sequence genome, AGCTGGGTCTGACCAGTGACGACGAGGACTACGTGCCGCCGGACGATGACTTCAATACCATGGGGTGAGTTTTGacgtcatacacacacacaccgccaccccccccccatcaccaTGCATCGTAAAGGCTGGCATCGTTCCCCGAGCTGATAACCTTGACCTACAGCTGTTGCGCGTCCCTGTGGTGTAGGTACTGCGAGGAGCTGCCCGTGGAGGATAATGACACCAACTTCGCCAAGATGCCTGACGCCAAGGGAGACACCAGCCCCCTGTTGTCCCACAGAGCCTTCCCCAACAACGCCCTACCCTGTTCGAGCACGATCGAATCACTCCTCCCCGTGAGTACCACTGGATATTATACCAAATCTTGCTTTGGATCACCTACAGACAAAACGTCATGAACTGTTCTAGAGTCAGCGGCTCAGTCTGctagaccaccccaggccacAGTAGTGGCATTTCAACCAAAGATAAATATTATACCTGGCTGAGCTTCAcaatgtatgtactgtaggtagtcGGACCTAGGGTTTCAGTTGAGCTCATGACCCCTCCTCCTCTAAAGTTTAACTTGCCTCTCGTGGACGAGTTCCCCCTGTGTCTCCCCGATGGCGAGCTCCTGACCCTCCAGTTGCCGGGGTTGGACAACCGGAGCAGTGGTCCCAGTAGCCCCGCCCCCTCGCCCTCGCTGGACTTCAACGACAACGAGGACCTCCCTACCGAGCTCAGCGACTCCTCCGAGACGCACGACGAAGGTTTGTGCCACTTACACACCAGCTCACTCACGCACACATTCACTATTTCACTCACGCacactgtaactgttcatgtaTAACACTCACACCCATCTCTCACACACTTACTCtccttcctctgtgtgtgtgtgtgtgtgtgtgtgtgtgtgtgtgtgtgtgtgtgtgtgtgtgtgtgtgtgtgtgtgtgtgtgtgtgtgtgtgtgtgtgtgtgtgtgtgtgcgcgcatgcgcaCAGCAGGGGAGGTGCAGGCGTTCCATGAGGACCTGAATGGGAAGCAGTACATAAACGAGGTGTACAAGTTCAGCGTTGACAAGATGTACGACATCCTCTTCACCGAGTCCACCTTCATGAGGGACTTCCTGGAGGAGAGACGCTTTTCAGGTGACACCACAGTACCCAGACCAGTTTTGGAGTCAGATTAAATGGACAggtcctgatcctagatcagccctccttctctgagacgctttgtgaatactGGCCCTGTTCAGATACTGTAGAAaggtctctttctttctctctatccttcttattgttctccttccttcctttacTGATCTAACATGGCTGGATTGGTGAAAGCGATACGGTGGAAACCTCGCGCTCACTTATCCAATAACTCACAGATCAGTAATGGAAGGGAGGCAGGTAGGATGCATTTTGAAAGAATTGCACAAAACCTCAGTGTGTGTCGGACTGAAACTTCTGCCAAAGCTAAAGGCGTAAAGGGCTGATCTTTCTGTCCACCTTCACTATTGATCTAGACATAGTCTATCACCCctggaagaaagagaaagaggagacggGCAACCAGACCAGAGAGATCATGTAcaccatctccctcaccaacCCCCTGGCCCCCAAGACAGCCACCGTGACTGAGACGCAGGTGAGTGGAGCCCCCCCCAGTGGCACTGCATGTCATAGCAGTTTTAAATGTTGTACACGGTTTGTTTTCATGCTTTGTTTGCACTTGACATACTGTAACTACACTCACTGTAGTGCCACTGTTAAATGCAGACACAATGGtaactctttaaaaaaataaaatgtgcaaTGCATTGTGAATGCTATTATGGTTATGTACCATATGTATTTTCATTGGCTGATTTAGTGAGCCACGGGTTATTATGAATGCTTATAGCAAGTCTTATTATGCATTATGTGTTTAGCACTTATGGGCGGCACTGAAACGTATAGAAAAGTCGCCACATTCATTTTTAGATTACAAATAGCTGAAAGTCATTTGCAGCCAACCGATAGCTGGAATGGGCCTTTTTTTTTGTCTGTTAACTCAACTGGGTCATATTTGTGTGGTCTAGACGCTGTACAAGGCCAGCCAGGAAAGCGAGTGCTACATCATAGATGCCGAGGTGATAGCACACGATGTCCCCTACCATGACTACTTCTACACCCTAAACCGCTATGTGCTCACCAGGGTGGCCAAGAAGAAGTGTCGGCTCAGGTCAGATAGATTTCCTGTTTTCTGTCTAGACGTCCTGTGAGTGTTCTGATTGGACACGTTCAGTTAGTATCTCCACAGTTCACTCTGTGTTTAAAAACAGGTTGTCGCTACTGAACACCATCTTGATAATGCGGTAATTGACTCCTTTCGGTGAAATGTATTCTACCCTTTAGGAAAATAAGTTACTTTTATTTAAGGTTGACAGTGGGCCAAGGAGGTGTACTGGGAGTTTATTtatgtgtgtggtgtctgtgcgtgtgtatgtcaaatcaagtcaaatgtatgtgcctctgtgtgtgtgcgcgcatgtacatgtgtctgtgtgtctatgtgtgtctgtgtgtgtttgtgtgcgtgtgtttgtgaccTGCAGGGTATCCACAGAGCTGCGCTACAGGAAACAGCCGTGGGGGCTGGTCAAGGGCTTCATCGAGAGGAACTTCTGGAGTGGCTTGGATGAGTACTTCAGACACTTAGGTCAGTTGTATCTAAAACATGACTACAACTACCAATGGTACAGTATGTAGCCTGGGAGTATTTTTGGAGCCTAGGATTTGTTCGCCTGATCCTCCATCCTGCCCTCTGTGCTCCCGTTTAGTTTCACTTCGCTTCATCAAGGACCTGTGAAGCGAAACAGAATGTAAGCTCAAGAGATCAGGATGGTTATACGAGGCTAAGGATTGGTATCTCTGAATTTTAAAACAACTGCATGTGTTTGTATTCTCACTTGAGACACTGGAATAGGTACTGTTTAGATACTGCTTGTCCAAGAGAAATTATTGAagtaaatatttatttaactCAAAGAATGTGGGCACTGCTTAAACCTCTAGCTTGCATGCCAGTCTGTCATCTTAAGCTGACCATTTACAAGTTGTCTTGCCAAACAACTCAAGGCAACAACTCACAACAAATTAGTTGTATATAGGGGAAACATACCGGCATCCTGGCTATTAAATCTCTGCGTGATTTAGAATGACACAGCCTCTgaataccatacagtaccatacctatgggccgggtcaaaagtagtgccctatgtagggaatagggtgccatttgagacagacACTGTGTAACACAGCTTCCTTTAACTCTTTCCAGAGCTGGAGCTGAGTAAGGTGGAGGTGGTCCTGGCCGAGCCCCACAGACAGTCCCCCAAGGCCAGGGCTCTACGGGCAGGGGCATTGAGGCGACGGAAACGGCCCCTGGTCCACCTGCGGCCCCCACACATGGACGAAGCCCTCAGCTCCGTCACCACGCCCGAGGACGAGGAGGTCACCCACCGCCACCGGATCAAACACGTGGCAGGTCAGAGGGGACTGACCGTCTGACCGTTGATAGCTGTGTTTGACGCAGAGTATGGTGTACATTTTAGGACACCCTCAAGCCTTAAGCCGCTGTTATCAATTGCCAATAATATGGTTTCAATCAGACcttggttcaaatactattcaaatTCTTTAGGTGCTTTTGATTGAGTTTTCCTTGCTCAATGGAACAACTATCAGAAAAATTCCCACAATGTTTGCTGTAGCTTTTCTAAGCACAAACCGCTGTACAGGGTTCTAAAAAACAAACCTTTTGTTACCTGCAACTGACGGGAATATAATATTAGGTAATGCATGGCTTTTTTGATCCAAAATGGCCGCCTCTCTTCCAGCAGGTTCCACTCAAACCAGATACATCCCGGACAATGTCCCAGGAGGCCTAGCGCTCTACAGTGTCTCCAAGCTACTCCTCATCATCAGCTTTGTGTGAGTGTCCTTCCATTGCCACCCTGGGAGCTGTCACCACTACTGGTTGTTTAAAATACTCTTTCACCATGCTGTTACTGAGAGGTGGATCCATAGATATAGAATTACTAGAACGGACAAAGCCCCTAAGATGGCCGTTGTAGTCATTTTAATTATATGGGTGGAGAAGTCTGACTCTCACCCTCATATAGATCCATTGAAGTAACCATAGATATCTCTGGTCTCTACATTTCTCTCAGATGATGTTGAATGTTTTCGGTGTCATTAATGTGTCAAAGTTGCCTGTTATGAGTTGTGACTCATTCGATTAAATCACACCTCTTGTTCTTGGTGTACCAATACACTTGGAAAGTGGAGTATGTCAAAAAAAAGTCAACATTACTGGAGACACCATGGCGTTTTGAAGACATCGTCGCGTTTGCTTGCAAAGAGTGGTGCAGTTGCCTATTAACTGTCACTGCTTCTAAACTCTTTCGCTAGATACCGTTTCACTGTTTGAAAAAACCTGTCTCCAAAACTGACCGAGGTGTCTCCTGTTTGAAGATGTCCACATTGTGACGAGCATCCATGCGTTTCCACTTTCTGTGCGTATTAAAGCCAACCATTCATTGGTAATCTGATTTCCCCTCTCCTACTACTCTAAAGTAGAATGCAGTATGAGAGGGGACATACAAAACActgtcttctttctttcttttctggtGGTGTGTGTAATtgtcctatctctctcttctctctctctctctctcctctcactctctcccttctctaactctctcgctccctttccctGTCTCCATTCATGCATCCTAGGATCTGTATAAGGTATTCAACTTTTTTTCATAACGCCATGTTAATTTTGATGATTAGATGTGTTTGATGGACTTGTTTCACCCCATACATACACTGGACCAGAGAATTAACATCCTTCCTTTGCAGTAGATGTAGGCATTCACATTCCAGGCGAATCCTGATATCGCTCGTCTAACATCGACTTATGTCAGTAGTTTTACAAAGTTTttgtctttcttctctctctctctctcttgctctctctctctctctacagcctaGTATTGTTGGTGTTTCTGAACATGATGCTTTTCTATAAGCTGTGGATGCTGGAGTACACCACACAGAGCCTGACCTCGTGGCATGGCCTACGACCACAAGAAAGGTACTTCACACCAAATACAATACAACCCAATTCAATACCGGCACGGTGGAATGACTTTGGAATTGTAAGGTAGACTTGTAGTATGGAACGGTTATTCAAGTGTTCTCTCCACAGTATTACAGCAATTGACAAGACATATTGCAGATTCAAAACGACATTGTGGACCACTGTGTTTTTAGACAGTATAAATGACCAGAGACAGTCATAATACATATTATAACCCGGGTAGTTTgggtgctgattggctgaaacagcaTTCCAGCCGCATGTATATCATACAAAATATAGTACCACTGCTATGACTACTACTTGTTTACTGTTATATGTATGTTGGTAACTTATAATATCAATAAATGCACTTCACCGTTATATGGTATATGGCCACTGCATTCTgttgaacaactgactaggtatccccctttccctttattcAGGCACTTTGCTTCGCCCCTCGGACCTTATTGCTAAAAAGAAATCATACATATCAGCCATAATACATTACATCCTCTAGATGGCAatatttcactgtgtgtgtgtgtgtgtgtgtgtgtgtgtgtgtgtgtgtgcgtgtgcgcgtgtgtgtgtgtgtgtgtgtttctctctctcacagtaaaCTTCCACAGACGCAGCTGGAGTGGGCCCAGCTTCTGGAGTCGCAGCAGCGGTACCATGACGATGAGCTGCAGAAGTGGAAGGAGATCATCAAGTCGTCGGTGATGTTGCTGGACGAGGTGAGACAGCCAGTCAGAGCTGAGAATACTGATTCATAACTGACTAATTTGGTCAGAGAAAGAATGGTCATTCACAAACGTTAAAGAACATTCaggaatgtgtctgtgtgtcatagATGGTTGTTCAATCACACATGCAGTACTGTATTTAATGTGCTCCATCAATATTTGATTTGACCCTGACGTGAATTTAGGATTGAATCAACTTGTTCCGCATGCTAAAAAACATTTAAGAAATTCCACTTCATATTGACTTGAATGCATGATctgcaaaatgttttatttccttttccTTTCTTTTTCCTTTAAATATTTCCTTTCCTAGATGAAGGACTCACTACTAAACCTGCAGAAGGGCATGGGCTTAAGAGACTATAACTCTGAATCGGAGGAGAAGAGGAGTCGATATCACTGACAAACAGACAATCCTAAGCCACCAGCCAGGACATTATGTGCAATATCTAAGGTACCATTTATGGGAAAGTCTTGGGAAAAGTCTTAGGAAAACAAGAGAAATATGTTTTCTTGCACGGGGGAACGACGACAGGTCTCCCAGAACGACCGACTCCACTCCCACCGCCCAACGTCTGGCAGAAAGTTACCTCATCACCACCAGGACAGGATTGGGGCGGACGCCGTCTGCACCGTTGCATCATGGGAAAAGACAGCGGTGCCATGACCTACATTGGCCTAAACTCTTGACTTTTTTATCACCTCGTTCTCTGAGAATGTTGTACTGtaaagtgttttttgttttgttcgttTTTTTGGGCCACGTACGGACAAAGCAAAGATAGAAGGGATGGGTCAGGGAAGCTTGCATTTCTTGTCTCCGTCTGAGAAAAAAATAACGTTTTCGGTGGAGATGTGTATTGAAACGTCGGCATATTTGTCTCAGAAGAGCAAAAATAATACTGGGTCAGGGTTCCTTGTGTTCCTCCATAGCCTTTTTAGGAACTCTTGGACAAAGTTTTGGCGCTGCAGtatccctttttttttttacagacctTTGGACTCTGGGACCAGGTTACGATCATAAACGGAACCACAATCAACATGCAGTGTTTCAACACAACCCATCATTTATAGGATAGAACCTCCAGGAATCATAGTATATTAtaaatgcatatatatatatatatacatatatatatacgaaTATGAATATATTATAATAACGTATATCTTTTTTTTGTAGAATTGCAGTCAGGGCAAATTTTTACCAGGCTTCCATGGTGTATCAGGGCAGGTTTCCCTGAAAGCTTGTGCCATGgcgttgtgtttctatgtttgtgtttgtgtgttcatgtTTTCTAAGGCATGCTCTCTACTGCGTGTAGAGTACCCCCTACCCCTTTGATTTGTATTCGTGGACAGGGGAGCTAGCCATAGCTTTTAGCAGCAGTGAGAATGTATTGGATAACTGGTTACGTTGCCAGCTTGTTAGCATACACGGATGAGAAAGCGGTCAGCTTTTGCAGAGGTACACAGtaggtgtttctcaatatgcatactaccgTGCTCCACACTGTCATGCTCCGAGTGCATTCTTAGAAGACGCTCTCTTGAGTACATTCTTGTGAGGACGAGAGTGTGGAGAAcgcataaaacattacatttgagaAGCACACCCCTTATTGTATTCTCATGCTGCACTTCCCCATTCACGGAACtgtcttccagccaggacaatgacAATAGAGATGAAAccagatatacacaaagcaaattGTTTTACTTTATAACTATCAGCTAGCTACATGTGCATTGTAATTATCTAGCTCATCAGATAGTTTAACAGGcaaaaaatgacctaaaactaatgtcatgcaaagtagatgtcaattcttcatggttagctagctaacagttctTTGTGAccatctggctagctaacagtagtagctagccagttagccctattgaCTTACTACGGGCTTGCGATCTACATATACTACAGTGGGTATTGTAGGCAGGTAAACATGCCAAAATTAACACAGCATGTATTTATTAACGTATCCAGATAAAATATTGTAGtcaggcaacatatgagatgtcAGAGTTTATTTTCTCTCACTTCAGCTAAAATAATATCTGCCATTGATTTCTAATAATTTTGTGTCATTTTTTTGACATGGTTGCATCATATTTCTGTGCATACTTTCCATTGAAACTTGCATTGATTcatgcttcaaaatatgtacAAACAGAGTATGCATTTGAGAAGTGCCCTCCGTGCTCTGTTTCgcatactttgatttggactcaCACTCCTGTGCTTCACTTTGCGTGCTCGGAGCATGATAGTATGCATTTTGAGAAACGCCCAGTATTTTCCAGTGATGCAACGTTCTTCCGGGAACAGGGCTTTCTTGGCCCTAGCCAACCCCAAATGTTATATCAACGTTGTGCTTAGGTTTTATCCATATACGTCTTCAACCTTGTCCCTCAGGATGATTTGTTTTAGGTTATGGATACATCTATTCATTGTTGCCAAGATTTACGTGTCAAGTTTTATGCTAAcgtatcattttttttaaattttggaCAGTATTGTTATCATCTTTTATTTAGCTGCTTTGTGTTGTATCAATTCATTTGTGGCTGTCCTGTATTGGCTGGAATAGGATGTACTTGGGAGTGTACTGTATAGGCATTGGTATAGTGATTTTACACATTCGATGGAGCTTGAATGTGTCTCTACCGGCACTTCAAAAATAATTTAGGTTGTTTTACCCAGTATTTGTTATCAGCCCAAATACTgtgtcagacagagagaacataaTGATCAGTGTTATGATCATGTGGATGTTAAACTACGTCGCTCGATGAACCTTCTTCACAGGGCACCTGGTTGTTCAGCTGTTAACCACAGACGGAGTGGACAGTATTTTAGGGAGGGTATTTCTTCGGAGAGGGGCGTCATTTTACGAAGGGATACTGCAGCTGAACCCGAAAAACTTTGATCACTACGAAATATTTGATGATTAAAACTGTGAACTTCCTCATTGAAAAATATGCTTGAAGCTGGAAAAAACAAGACTAGCGGAAATTGTACAGTATTCAGAGGCAGATATTTAGGGATTTATTTATGTACAGTGTATACGGGAAATGTAAAAGAAACGTTTGGGGAAACGGTCAGTGGTCACCCACTGCAGAACTGGATTCAAATACAGTaccatttgaaatcatttcaaatatttcagctgtgcttgattgagttTTCCTGGCTTTTATGGACCAATAGAAAAGTCCTAAAACTGCAGACACCACCCATTTGACACTCTAGGCAGGCTAAAACAAAACTCAAAGGTATTTTAAAGATTTCAGATAGTATTTGAACTCGGGTCTGACCTACTGTACTCCTCTGTCTTCCCAAAGATGTCTGTTGTGGGCTATGTCCTGGCATATTGGATGTGTCAAGTTGACACAGTCAACCATTCCCAAATCGTTTGTGTTTGTTGATTTAAAATGCCccaaatgtaaaaatgtacaaGAATGGTATCAACTGTGGCTAAAGCTAGAATTTTAGTATCTCCCCATCTGTCTATGGAAGAAGCATAGCTATCAAAATAAATTTTCATTTCGAATTGAATTTCAACAGCTAAACACTTCCATATTTGCTTTGCCACCCATGTTTGTTCAATTGGTTGGACTCTCAAGGTTTCCTGTGACGACTTTGGAAACGAACAAAGCCTGTGGCCGTTGATTCAGCCACTAACTGGTATGTTTGAGGGATTGGGATGAAGACATACACAGTGCACGGTGTGCAGAAGTAACATTTAGGCCAAAATAATGATGTCAACGTTACGCATTGGGATACCAAGCTTTAGACATGGGTCAAATTCACTAAGACGCAAACGGACGAAAACAGAGAAGGacgtacctgaatttgtccaataagaaacactagTTTTCCTCTACAAAGCATTTTGCTATTGTGTGCGCTAATGACTATGACCCTGCACTCATTGGCTTTGCAGACAGTGGACCGGCACAACTCACGTACATTCCAAAAAGAGGAGGGTTTCATCTGAAAGAAGAAACGACAAAATATGCAATGGATTGATACAGTGGGTAGCACTTCATACAATATGAATGCGAGTCATTTACAGCATTGCTGAATGATTTTCCCCACTCCCTTGCGCTATGACATGGTCAATGTTGCTGAAATGGCCATTTGACCTAGTTCAGGTCAAGTTGTTAAGCCTAATTTTAAGAGTGATAATTGAGACGAGATCTATTCATGGCAGATTAAATGGTATTCTTGAGGAAAAGGGCCCGTGATGAGATTACAATGATTTATACTGTACCTTACATTTTTCATCAGTCGACATGACAATCATTTCTGTTGACTTGGTGAGAGGAGTAGAAAGCGGTCAACCAACGTGAGATGATGTGCAACCAAAAGGTGACCCTTGGAAAGGTGACCCTTGGAATAAAATGGAATACGCAGCAGGAGGAAACAACGCAACTTGCCGCTCCACCACTCGTTATTGATTTTGTTGCCGAGGAGGGTCGCACAACTGTGTGCAAGTACATATTGTGCTCTTCTATCGTGTGTGCAATGCTGTTGAGGTGGGAAAAAAACAGTGTTCGTTGATTGCAGTaactttgttgttgtaatttctCAAACGGACGTGGCTGTTTCACCATTAGGGATTCAAAGAAAACGCTTGATTAATCCGATGCAAtacatatatttaatacattatcTAACATTTCGATAGTAAGCTGCCTTCGTTTGAGTTTCTGAAAAACGTAGAGACCCTTTGATGACCCTTCTATAGAGAATGCATGCTAGATTCCTGTCTCATTCGATTTAATTCATGATCTCAGATGTGTTCTATGCATAGGTGCTTTATATATGCAGGAATGCCTCAAATGGCCCTGAAAATGAAATTGTTAAATCGTGTTTTTAATAGAATGGTCAGTAAGCATGTCTGAGTGTCtgagaaaacaaacaaaatatgttGCACCCAAAAAGTAGTGTTCTTAAAAACCTGAAACTGAAAGAGCTTTCTTTATTCATTTGAACGCTCACAAAGCTGCAGCTTGACCTGTTCATGTTTGCCAAATGATAGTAAATTCTAAGGAAATTATGAACAATATGCACAATATAGGTAGAAAATAGTGTCTTAAATTGAGCATGAGACATAAATAGCGAATTGAAAGGATGTATTTTAGAGCTTGTGTTTGTGGTTAAGTTTCCATGACAATCCCACGAAGCCTGACCTCCAATGCTTTCAAACCCTTCACTTCAGTACACACACGAGCGCACGCACAAAGTTTTCCATCTCAGAAACACTTGTTGTGGTATTGTatatcctctgtgtgtgtgtgtgtacaatacctgatatgttttttttaagtgttttgATCTCCTATATATATGACTGAAATATTTCTAcagataatactgtatgtatatgttgTGTATAGCTCCGGTGTACACAGACTAGAGAAACCCATCCACGCTGGGCGTGGTCTTTGGGGGGAAAACtttgaaaggaaaaaacattCTAAAAGCTTTATTGGTTTGTGGAGGAGTAgagatgaaataaaataatggaAAGTATGACTCGTGTCTGTTTGACTCACCCCGTTCAGCGGTCTGTTTGTGTGTTCTTACCAACAGGACAAAGGAACTGTGATATTATTTCAATATGGGTCAAGTATTTTTCTGTACCCCTTTGAGCAAATTTCACATGGCTTCCATTTGTGTTTGTGCTACATTTGGTcatgcattcattcattcattcattcattcatgtaAAGTCAATATGTTCATTCATGTCTTTACTCTGATAGTGATGCTGCCATGTTACCAGGATATTTCTAAATTAGACATTTTATAGCCCTATTTAAAGGATAGAATAAAGGAGTGAATGCATTTAGAATTTCAGCTCTTCATCATTGTTCATTCATGTCCTTGCCTATGATTTCCCATGTTATCTGaggttgtgttccaaatggcaccctattccctatatagtgcattacttttgtccagagccctaCACAAACATACATTCAGAGACatccactgagtgtacaaaacattatgaacacctgctctttccgtgacatagactgaccaggtggatCCAGGTGAAAGCGACAATcttttattgatgtcacttgttaaatccacttcagtcagtgtagatgaaggggaagagacaggttgaaga contains:
- the LOC110537710 gene encoding protein Aster-B isoform X11, producing the protein MAASTASNSNRSTPTCSPVLRHRSRSPTPQQSLEPSGENMVEKGHSDPSSDKDKSPSTIEQVVQRTYSQSVHSTTRSHGGKNSKKSQSWYNVLSPTYKQRNEDFRKLFKQLPDSERLIVDYSCALQRDILLQGRLYVSENWICFYSNIFRWETLLTVRLKDICSMTKEKTARLIPNAIQLCTDNDKHFFTSFGARDRTYMMMFRLWQNALLEKPLCPKELWHFVHQCYGNELGLTSDDEDYVPPDDDFNTMGYCEELPVEDNDTNFAKMPDAKGDTSPLLSHRAFPNNALPCSSTIESLLPFNLPLVDEFPLCLPDGELLTLQLPGLDNRSSGPSSPAPSPSLDFNDNEDLPTELSDSSETHDEAGEVQAFHEDLNGKQYINEVYKFSVDKMYDILFTESTFMRDFLEERRFSDIVYHPWKKEKEETGNQTREIMYTISLTNPLAPKTATVTETQTLYKASQESECYIIDAEVIAHDVPYHDYFYTLNRYVLTRVAKKKCRLRVSTELRYRKQPWGLVKGFIERNFWSGLDEYFRHLELELSKVEVVLAEPHRQSPKARALRAGALRRRKRPLVHLRPPHMDEALSSVTTPEDEEVTHRHRIKHVAAGSTQTRYIPDNVPGGLALYSVSKLLLIISFVICISLVLLVFLNMMLFYKLWMLEYTTQSLTSWHGLRPQESKLPQTQLEWAQLLESQQRYHDDELQKWKEIIKSSVMLLDEMKDSLLNLQKGMGLRDYNSESEEKRSRYH
- the LOC110537710 gene encoding protein Aster-B isoform X10, coding for MAFANHSHLIPELKLEETEDEYFQRSISLGHLQQLQQRSKPPSPTPSNSRGHSRESSLHSSHEEDSARFLSPHSREESTASNSNRSTPTCSPVLRHRSRSPTPQQSLEPSGENMVEKGHSDPSSDKDKSPSTIEQVVQRTYSQSVHSTTRSHGGKNSKKSQSWYNVLSPTYKQRNEDFRKLFKQLPDSERLIVDYSCALQRDILLQGRLYVSENWICFYSNIFRWETLLTVRLKDICSMTKEKTARLIPNAIQLCTDNDKHFFTSFGARDRTYMMMFRLWQNALLEKPLCPKELWHFVHQCYGNELGLTSDDEDYVPPDDDFNTMGYCEELPVEDNDTNFAKMPDAKGDTSPLLSHRAFPNNALPCSSTIESLLPFNLPLVDEFPLCLPDGELLTLQLPGLDNRSSGPSSPAPSPSLDFNDNEDLPTELSDSSETHDEAGEVQAFHEDLNGKQYINEVYKFSVDKMYDILFTESTFMRDFLEERRFSDIVYHPWKKEKEETGNQTREIMYTISLTNPLAPKTATVTETQTLYKASQESECYIIDAEVIAHDVPYHDYFYTLNRYVLTRVAKKKCRLRVSTELRYRKQPWGLVKGFIERNFWSGLDEYFRHLELELSKVEVVLAEPHRQSPKARALRAGALRRRKRPLVHLRPPHMDEALSSVTTPEDEEVTHRHRIKHVAAGSTQTRYIPDNVPGGLALYSVSKLLLIISFVICISLVLLVFLNMMLFYKLWMLEYTTQSLTSWHGLRPQESKLPQTQLEWAQLLESQQRYHDDELQKWKEIIKSSVMLLDEMKDSLLNLQKGMGLRDYNSESEEKRSRYH
- the LOC110537710 gene encoding protein Aster-B isoform X1, with amino-acid sequence MSQLSVGQKIMTETLRLPSFQVQAPGDWQTPDGDPGSEASAGGKVPIAGGDSSALSSSATPSLRRKRFKMRRMKNVQSESSVTPAVSAAAATMRSEVMSKGQGSHSFSGGMEYLQLPSIEITPSSDEDAATTWSNCSTPSASPRRKRFLLHRWLNVREKKDHYSESSRESSLHSSHEEDSARFLSPHSREESTASNSNRSTPTCSPVLRHRSRSPTPQQSLEPSGENMVEKGHSDPSSDKDKSPSTIEQVVQRTYSQSVHSTTRSHGGKNSKKSQSWYNVLSPTYKQRNEDFRKLFKQLPDSERLIVDYSCALQRDILLQGRLYVSENWICFYSNIFRWETLLTVRLKDICSMTKEKTARLIPNAIQLCTDNDKHFFTSFGARDRTYMMMFRLWQNALLEKPLCPKELWHFVHQCYGNELGLTSDDEDYVPPDDDFNTMGYCEELPVEDNDTNFAKMPDAKGDTSPLLSHRAFPNNALPCSSTIESLLPFNLPLVDEFPLCLPDGELLTLQLPGLDNRSSGPSSPAPSPSLDFNDNEDLPTELSDSSETHDEAGEVQAFHEDLNGKQYINEVYKFSVDKMYDILFTESTFMRDFLEERRFSDIVYHPWKKEKEETGNQTREIMYTISLTNPLAPKTATVTETQTLYKASQESECYIIDAEVIAHDVPYHDYFYTLNRYVLTRVAKKKCRLRVSTELRYRKQPWGLVKGFIERNFWSGLDEYFRHLELELSKVEVVLAEPHRQSPKARALRAGALRRRKRPLVHLRPPHMDEALSSVTTPEDEEVTHRHRIKHVAAGSTQTRYIPDNVPGGLALYSVSKLLLIISFVICISLVLLVFLNMMLFYKLWMLEYTTQSLTSWHGLRPQESKLPQTQLEWAQLLESQQRYHDDELQKWKEIIKSSVMLLDEMKDSLLNLQKGMGLRDYNSESEEKRSRYH
- the LOC110537710 gene encoding protein Aster-B isoform X8, yielding MSQLSVGQKIMTETLRLPSFQVQAPGDWQTPDGDPGSEASAGGKVPIAGGDSSALSSSATPSLRRKRFKMRRMKNVQSESSVTPAVSAAAATMRSEVMSKGQGSHSFSGGMEYLQLPSIEITPSSDEDAATTWSNCSTPSASPRRKRFLLHRWLNVREKKDHYSESSRESSLHSSHEEDSARFLSPHSREESTASNSNRSTPTCSPVLRHRSRSPTPQQSLEPSGENMVEKGHSDPSSDKDKSPSTIEQVVQRTYSQSVHSTTRSHGGKNSKVLSPTYKQRNEDFRKLFKQLPDSERLIVDYSCALQRDILLQGRLYVSENWICFYSNIFRWETLLTVRLKDICSMTKEKTARLIPNAIQLCTDNDKHFFTSFGARDRTYMMMFRLWQNALLEKPLCPKELWHFVHQCYGNELGLTSDDEDYVPPDDDFNTMGYCEELPVEDNDTNFAKMPDAKGDTSPLLSHRAFPNNALPCSSTIESLLPFNLPLVDEFPLCLPDGELLTLQLPGLDNRSSGPSSPAPSPSLDFNDNEDLPTELSDSSETHDEAGEVQAFHEDLNGKQYINEVYKFSVDKMYDILFTESTFMRDFLEERRFSDIVYHPWKKEKEETGNQTREIMYTISLTNPLAPKTATVTETQTLYKASQESECYIIDAEVIAHDVPYHDYFYTLNRYVLTRVAKKKCRLRVSTELRYRKQPWGLVKGFIERNFWSGLDEYFRHLELELSKVEVVLAEPHRQSPKARALRAGALRRRKRPLVHLRPPHMDEALSSVTTPEDEEVTHRHRIKHVAAGSTQTRYIPDNVPGGLALYSVSKLLLIISFVICISLVLLVFLNMMLFYKLWMLEYTTQSLTSWHGLRPQESKLPQTQLEWAQLLESQQRYHDDELQKWKEIIKSSVMLLDEMKDSLLNLQKGMGLRDYNSESEEKRSRYH